In Pseudanabaena yagii GIHE-NHR1, the following proteins share a genomic window:
- a CDS encoding adenylate/guanylate cyclase domain-containing protein, whose product MPYIIQNQGTPQERICDLRHGVNTIGRGLDNSIVVEDDARSLSRHHAEIQVTDKGIYVTDLNSSNGTFVNQAKIVQQKLNHGDMVQFGSVVFRLVDELQPVASQQTGTPANSGLSILMRVSPEKSRVNMQDLLQRQQTAPKGSVLLIQGNDETQRTSAKLRVLLEVSQELASPEAYSALPEKILEILLQIMSVDRAILLLVNEKNGELEPKAAKFSGSNISNPNETANIDFYSRKITNFVLKQGDAIICDDPSLDRRFDSSQSIIQQSIQAAMCAPLKPRDHVIGVLYVDNLSHGHAYNREDLEFLSSLANQAAIAIENANLYRKMQTEVIRRAKLERFFPAAVSQKIEEGWDLNRIMETEVTALFSDISGFTEMTSKMQPRKVLEFLNEYFKVMVEDIVFPYGGTLEKYIADALLAVWGSPYQREDDAVMAVNAAIAMQWSMRRLNQEWATQGRDLQIQIHIGLNTGMVASGNIGSENLIQYTNIGDTMNVASRICTAAQAGEVFISESTKSKISSLNLPLEQLDLIKVKGKDEPLQLYRVNWENVDIREILSKTKTIFPK is encoded by the coding sequence ATGCCATACATCATTCAAAATCAAGGAACTCCTCAAGAACGGATCTGCGATCTGCGCCACGGCGTAAATACTATCGGGCGGGGATTAGATAATAGTATTGTGGTTGAAGATGATGCTCGAAGTCTTTCCCGACATCATGCCGAAATTCAAGTGACAGACAAGGGTATATATGTCACGGATCTCAACAGTAGTAATGGTACTTTTGTAAATCAAGCCAAGATTGTGCAGCAAAAGCTTAATCATGGCGATATGGTTCAGTTTGGTAGTGTTGTCTTTCGCCTAGTTGATGAGTTGCAACCTGTAGCTTCCCAGCAAACAGGTACACCTGCTAACTCTGGTCTATCAATTTTGATGCGAGTCTCTCCCGAAAAATCTCGTGTCAATATGCAGGATCTATTGCAAAGGCAACAGACCGCACCGAAAGGATCGGTATTACTGATTCAGGGCAATGATGAAACTCAGAGAACCTCGGCAAAGTTACGAGTTTTGTTAGAAGTTAGCCAAGAGCTAGCATCTCCAGAGGCATATTCTGCTTTGCCTGAAAAGATTCTAGAAATATTGCTGCAAATTATGTCAGTTGATCGTGCCATATTGCTGCTTGTTAATGAGAAAAATGGAGAGTTAGAACCTAAAGCCGCTAAGTTTAGTGGCTCAAATATTAGTAACCCTAATGAAACTGCAAATATTGATTTTTACAGTCGTAAAATAACTAATTTCGTCTTAAAACAAGGTGATGCGATTATTTGTGATGATCCTTCCCTCGATCGCCGTTTTGATAGTTCGCAGTCAATTATCCAGCAGTCGATTCAAGCCGCCATGTGTGCGCCTTTAAAGCCGAGAGATCATGTAATTGGCGTACTGTATGTAGATAACCTGTCCCATGGTCACGCCTATAATCGTGAAGATTTGGAGTTTTTGAGTAGCCTTGCCAATCAAGCCGCGATCGCGATCGAAAATGCAAACCTTTATCGCAAAATGCAAACGGAGGTAATTCGTCGCGCTAAATTAGAACGCTTTTTCCCCGCCGCAGTTAGCCAAAAAATTGAGGAAGGGTGGGACTTGAACCGCATTATGGAAACGGAGGTAACGGCTCTATTTTCCGATATTAGCGGCTTTACAGAAATGACTTCAAAAATGCAACCCCGCAAAGTTTTAGAATTCTTGAATGAATATTTCAAGGTGATGGTCGAAGATATCGTGTTTCCCTATGGCGGTACGTTAGAGAAATATATTGCGGATGCTCTCTTAGCGGTGTGGGGTTCACCTTATCAAAGAGAAGATGATGCGGTGATGGCAGTGAATGCAGCGATCGCGATGCAATGGTCAATGCGTCGGCTCAATCAAGAATGGGCTACACAGGGGCGCGATCTGCAAATCCAAATTCATATTGGGCTGAATACGGGGATGGTAGCTTCGGGCAATATTGGTTCCGAAAATCTCATTCAATATACAAACATTGGCGATACGATGAATGTGGCAAGCCGCATCTGTACAGCAGCACAGGCAGGTGAGGTCTTTATTTCCGAAAGTACTAAGTCTAAGATTTCTAGCCTCAACCTTCCCTTAGAGCAACTAGACCTAATTAAAGTCAAGGGTAAAGATGAACCATTACAGTTATATCGAGTTAATTGGGAAAATGTAGATATTAGGGAAATACTGAGCAAGACTAAGACTATATTTCCAAAATAG